One stretch of Candidatus Nitrosotenuis cloacae DNA includes these proteins:
- a CDS encoding beta strand repeat-containing protein produces MNNEIGRKLTSLTLMTIMLAAGFSAFAPSTMPEAAAANANLFVSAENSQFQNYIAGPMVTEVVVIDSDIKDTDKAKGEPDVTINGNKLRMVQASDGNWYGYFADKAQALRADAIQYASGVGGNGEGLDFGTFCSRTTGWATISFTQTVGVAFPFTNTTSVTNTGTNTFEWNGNIDADGSTSLDAFTCDAPVPGSLTVNNTGVLRENKQVNLGTSTVKVGNIGINSTSMTDAASTSPKQAVIDSIWPFIQLYNFNPTGNVVVQYNKGGGVQSTTLKFDTVDSFAKTDLDRTSYPLSSQVHATITDLQLNIDPTDEDSWTFGTLGTNATTFYGIFNEDGALATSTSTDTSVGLSKALTGNLTKLMFEDNGVMKVNRNAQSATKNVLQLQDNADSIMTSGPNGFVSGGKTTITSASQPVTITESGPNTGIFGTYDESDTSVLAITTDAPRGKSATIEYNQASKSIVVGFGFASVDIAPIDAEWNSGEEIPVTVTDSDANKNSRTDEDLDNNNADVPIIPALQTGDPFTLGEAGVESSTVTSAMFLSNLTGTFTGAQHASSGSFLNGFGSNGTLRWVDGASSTSATGAVTTVQKYSERALLNPNATSSVTAIVIDFETTGAELLKSIRDPRATSTSAGSRFHGFNLVNIDIRGISPSITNATVYLLNNTSTRGILTSDTTSGQTNDDFSIATGTKYVKLATNVSPQSISLLNGTNLPSAQAAKINELVFDGVDSTDSIGLLINFTRVTLAPAALSSNVTMAADLFSFGYIGDGLTKENRVNNQIVRIEAEETGDNTSIFGGTLEFVMLNQLNILDRATYTGLSTVADDPSFVVHQDLDDEEAPRVNYNDLAADGTITQVSDQEDAPTHSGVVSFDKPTYKKADTVTVTLEDQDLNTDVDLIDIYTAVNSTNLGAEDAAQDTIGATNLPTLTNGDALGRLLDITFDDARWKDTNNACATSLRGEATDVGLTATGFTLIETGSATGIFTGDFIIPGKVCNTSAGLVTSPVNAQGLDMEVNYVDFRDASGQIVEVGDGAGIRANTGSISLDRTVYPVPFGSTDDFATSTSSTPSGRSIFPVHLTGITASGTAIAATETLGDGPLTIHVQVNDPDFDTSATGEDKIAEGTAANSNRGPVKVTVSRGQDSVVLAYAGLATPRNGEIDVGGNNSTTTNIRDLGPITETAPTSGIFEFDLDISYTDGPSSTTCPTTTLWDSLNNPGTRAGMDSRFDAVSSTPYCILQGDIITVEYTDPADASGDTNTVTDSATFDLRNGALQSDKSVYIIGSDMILTLIEPDFDLDNDLAETYDLDLIEWDSDADTLTMGNLGGTASNSGASFDPEPSDLRETGDSTGIYQTVIEIPETLGGDKLERGEEIVLEFTDWGPSGSDYVGQEDEDVNLTIFTSNFGATVELDQKVYTWTDKVYITVVAPDQNFDSNLIDEIGESTSDPLKVATRGFNRDNYKLVETGTDTGIFTGEVILTGFTSHDADGDGTTSDAPGTTSGSGPTDGLLSADDDDGLTVSYEFSEDETVVGSALIRWNIGEVAWLEASYPASGTGVVRVIDPDMNLNPEAVDNFNTDVWSDSDAGGIDLTVTETNEATGIFEGTVFFTTTDESSGHRLRVAEGDTVTAEYQDNTLPDPYTTADELDITGTAFIGTVVPPLERAPASNARVVDAFGNTLDEVSVDQQVQITADLTNGQDREQPFAYLVQVQDENGVTVSLAWITGSLSAGQSFSPALSWIATAPGTYTATVFVWESVDNPTALSPPVSVDITVS; encoded by the coding sequence ATGAACAACGAGATAGGACGTAAATTAACTAGTCTTACATTAATGACAATTATGCTAGCCGCTGGCTTCTCTGCATTTGCTCCAAGCACAATGCCAGAAGCAGCAGCAGCAAATGCTAACTTGTTTGTATCAGCTGAGAACTCTCAATTCCAAAACTACATCGCTGGACCAATGGTCACAGAAGTAGTAGTAATTGATAGTGATATCAAAGATACTGACAAAGCAAAAGGTGAGCCTGATGTTACTATCAACGGCAACAAACTAAGAATGGTTCAAGCCTCTGACGGTAACTGGTATGGTTACTTCGCCGACAAAGCACAAGCACTAAGAGCAGACGCTATACAGTATGCTTCTGGTGTTGGTGGAAACGGAGAAGGATTAGACTTTGGTACATTTTGTTCTAGAACTACTGGATGGGCAACAATTTCCTTCACACAAACTGTAGGAGTTGCATTCCCATTCACTAATACTACTAGTGTTACTAACACTGGTACGAACACATTCGAGTGGAATGGTAACATCGATGCCGATGGATCCACAAGCTTGGATGCATTTACATGTGATGCGCCTGTTCCAGGCAGTCTCACAGTAAATAACACTGGAGTTCTAAGAGAAAATAAACAAGTCAATTTGGGAACTAGTACTGTCAAAGTTGGAAACATTGGTATAAACTCAACATCAATGACTGATGCAGCTTCTACCAGTCCAAAACAAGCAGTTATAGACTCAATTTGGCCGTTCATCCAACTATACAACTTTAACCCAACAGGTAACGTTGTAGTTCAGTACAACAAAGGTGGCGGTGTACAATCAACCACACTAAAGTTTGATACTGTAGATTCGTTTGCAAAAACTGATCTGGACAGAACATCATACCCATTAAGCTCACAAGTACATGCAACTATTACTGACTTACAGCTAAACATCGACCCAACAGATGAGGATTCGTGGACATTTGGTACACTAGGTACTAATGCCACAACCTTCTATGGAATATTCAATGAAGATGGTGCATTAGCAACCAGTACTTCAACTGACACATCCGTCGGTCTATCCAAAGCATTAACTGGTAACTTAACCAAATTAATGTTCGAGGATAATGGAGTAATGAAAGTAAACAGAAATGCACAATCTGCAACAAAGAATGTTTTGCAATTACAAGACAACGCCGACAGTATAATGACTAGCGGTCCAAATGGATTCGTTAGCGGTGGTAAAACCACAATTACTTCAGCAAGTCAGCCAGTCACAATTACCGAAAGCGGTCCAAACACCGGTATTTTCGGAACTTATGACGAGTCTGATACCTCTGTATTAGCAATTACAACTGATGCTCCAAGAGGCAAATCCGCAACAATCGAATACAACCAGGCTTCAAAGAGCATCGTTGTAGGATTCGGATTTGCATCTGTTGATATCGCACCAATTGATGCAGAATGGAACTCTGGCGAAGAAATACCAGTAACCGTAACTGATTCTGATGCAAACAAAAACAGCAGAACAGATGAGGATCTGGATAATAACAACGCAGATGTACCAATAATTCCTGCATTACAAACTGGCGATCCATTCACCCTTGGTGAAGCCGGTGTTGAGAGCTCAACAGTAACAAGTGCAATGTTCCTTAGCAACCTTACAGGAACCTTTACTGGCGCACAACATGCATCCAGTGGTAGCTTCCTAAACGGTTTTGGCAGTAACGGTACATTAAGGTGGGTTGACGGTGCATCAAGCACCTCAGCAACCGGTGCCGTAACAACTGTACAAAAATACAGTGAAAGAGCTTTGTTGAATCCAAACGCAACATCTTCAGTCACTGCAATTGTAATTGACTTTGAAACTACCGGAGCAGAATTGCTAAAATCAATTCGTGATCCACGAGCAACATCTACTAGCGCTGGAAGCCGTTTCCACGGTTTCAACCTAGTAAATATTGACATCAGAGGTATTTCTCCATCAATCACAAATGCGACTGTTTACTTGCTTAACAATACCTCAACACGAGGAATATTGACTAGCGATACAACATCTGGACAAACAAATGATGATTTCAGTATTGCAACAGGAACAAAGTATGTCAAATTAGCAACTAACGTTAGCCCACAATCAATTTCATTACTTAATGGAACAAATCTACCATCTGCTCAAGCCGCAAAGATAAATGAACTTGTCTTTGATGGTGTTGACAGCACTGATAGTATTGGATTGTTGATTAACTTTACACGCGTAACTCTAGCACCAGCCGCTTTGTCATCTAACGTGACAATGGCAGCTGATCTCTTCTCATTTGGTTATATTGGCGATGGACTCACAAAAGAGAACAGAGTCAATAACCAAATCGTAAGAATTGAAGCTGAGGAAACTGGAGATAACACATCTATCTTTGGAGGAACACTTGAATTTGTAATGCTCAATCAACTCAACATCCTTGACAGAGCAACATATACTGGTCTAAGCACAGTTGCTGATGACCCATCATTTGTTGTACATCAAGACTTAGATGATGAGGAAGCACCAAGAGTCAACTATAATGACCTTGCTGCAGATGGCACAATCACTCAAGTTTCAGATCAAGAAGATGCACCAACTCACTCTGGTGTTGTATCATTTGACAAGCCTACATACAAGAAAGCAGACACAGTAACAGTAACCTTGGAAGATCAAGATCTTAACACCGATGTCGATCTAATCGATATCTATACAGCAGTAAACAGCACCAATCTTGGTGCTGAAGACGCTGCACAAGATACAATCGGTGCAACAAATCTTCCAACACTAACAAACGGTGATGCACTAGGTCGATTACTAGATATCACATTTGATGATGCCCGCTGGAAAGATACTAACAACGCATGCGCAACCTCACTAAGAGGCGAAGCTACTGATGTTGGTCTTACTGCAACCGGTTTCACATTAATTGAAACAGGTTCAGCAACAGGCATCTTCACAGGTGACTTCATAATTCCGGGCAAAGTGTGTAACACATCAGCTGGTCTAGTAACCAGCCCTGTTAACGCACAAGGTCTGGATATGGAAGTAAACTATGTCGACTTTAGAGATGCATCTGGACAGATAGTTGAAGTAGGTGATGGCGCAGGAATCAGAGCAAATACCGGCTCAATCAGTCTTGATAGAACCGTGTATCCAGTTCCATTCGGAAGCACTGATGACTTTGCAACATCAACATCATCAACACCATCTGGCAGATCTATCTTCCCAGTCCATTTGACTGGAATCACCGCAAGTGGCACAGCTATCGCAGCTACTGAGACATTGGGCGATGGACCTCTAACGATCCATGTCCAAGTAAATGATCCAGACTTCGATACTTCAGCTACTGGTGAAGACAAGATTGCAGAAGGAACAGCAGCAAACTCTAATCGTGGCCCAGTTAAGGTCACTGTATCAAGAGGCCAAGACAGTGTTGTACTTGCTTATGCAGGTCTAGCAACACCAAGAAATGGCGAAATTGATGTCGGTGGCAACAACTCAACCACGACTAATATTAGAGATCTAGGACCAATCACAGAAACCGCTCCAACGAGTGGAATCTTTGAGTTCGACTTAGATATCTCATATACTGATGGTCCATCAAGCACAACTTGTCCAACTACTACACTGTGGGACTCACTAAACAACCCAGGTACACGAGCTGGTATGGATTCAAGATTCGATGCCGTTTCTAGTACTCCATACTGTATACTACAAGGTGATATTATCACCGTAGAGTATACCGATCCAGCCGATGCATCTGGCGATACTAACACTGTAACCGACTCAGCAACATTCGATCTCAGAAACGGTGCACTACAATCCGACAAATCTGTTTACATCATTGGTTCAGATATGATCTTAACCTTGATTGAACCAGACTTTGACCTTGATAATGATCTGGCAGAGACATATGATTTGGATCTCATTGAATGGGATTCAGATGCCGATACCCTTACAATGGGTAACTTGGGTGGAACTGCCAGCAATTCAGGCGCTTCATTCGATCCAGAACCATCTGACTTGAGAGAAACTGGTGATAGCACTGGTATATACCAGACTGTCATCGAGATTCCAGAAACGTTAGGTGGAGATAAACTGGAAAGAGGTGAAGAGATTGTATTAGAATTCACTGACTGGGGTCCATCTGGTTCTGATTATGTAGGCCAAGAAGATGAAGATGTCAATCTGACAATCTTTACATCTAACTTTGGTGCTACAGTCGAGCTAGACCAAAAAGTGTACACATGGACTGACAAAGTATACATCACAGTTGTAGCACCTGATCAAAACTTTGATAGCAACCTAATCGATGAAATTGGAGAATCAACCTCTGATCCATTGAAAGTAGCTACCAGAGGATTTAACCGAGACAATTACAAACTTGTCGAGACTGGTACTGACACTGGCATCTTCACTGGTGAAGTAATCCTTACCGGATTTACTAGCCATGATGCTGACGGTGACGGAACCACAAGTGATGCACCTGGTACAACAAGCGGTAGTGGTCCAACAGATGGATTGCTATCTGCTGATGATGATGATGGTCTAACAGTATCCTATGAATTCTCAGAGGATGAAACTGTTGTAGGATCAGCATTGATCAGATGGAATATTGGCGAAGTCGCATGGCTTGAGGCAAGCTATCCAGCTAGCGGAACAGGAGTAGTAAGAGTCATTGATCCAGATATGAACTTAAACCCAGAAGCAGTTGACAACTTTAACACTGACGTCTGGTCTGATTCAGACGCAGGCGGTATTGACTTGACTGTAACTGAGACTAATGAGGCAACTGGAATATTCGAAGGTACTGTGTTCTTCACAACTACCGATGAATCATCCGGTCACAGACTCAGAGTCGCAGAAGGTGACACTGTCACAGCAGAATACCAAGACAATACACTACCTGACCCGTACACAACTGCAGATGAGCTCGATATTACCGGCACAGCGTTTATCGGAACTGTAGTACCACCTCTTGAGAGAGCACCAGCTTCTAACGCAAGAGTTGTTGATGCCTTCGGCAACACCTTAGATGAGGTGTCCGTAGACCAACAGGTACAAATTACAGCCGATTTGACCAACGGCCAGGACAGAGAGCAACCATTTGCATACTTGGTACAAGTCCAGGATGAAAACGGTGTTACAGTATCACTCGCATGGATTACAGGTTCACTATCAGCAGGTCAATCATTCAGCCCAGCATTGTCTTGGATTGCAACAGCACCTGGAACATACACTGCAACAGTGTTTGTCTGGGAAAGTGTTGACAACCCAACAGCGTTGAGCCCACCTGTATCAGTAGACATAACTGTCAGCTAA
- a CDS encoding ThiF family adenylyltransferase, translating into MPNITFTIPSVLNKGGGEKKLQITAGSLLESFNKVSENMGDDFKRRVLNDDGTPRSLINIYVNGKNARFSGGMNTELKDGDEIYILPAVAGGSELSSKDIDRYSRQIMLEEIGYQGQLNLRTAKICVVGVGGLGNPITTRLAAMGVGKLRIIDRDVIELSNLHRQTMFDESDVGQIKVEVAAKKLKKLNPDVEIESLPISINDYTALDAIEGCDVVIDALDSVNARYALNKACIEKNIPFVTGAAVGVSGQAFTILPGKSACYSCMFPELDEDSMPTCSIEGVHPSILSIIGGIEVAEAVKIILGKTPSLSDKILHVDLENLDFVMTKTFRVDECTVCGTGKHESVPKQDLIIEELCGRNRGKRTFSITPTQKFEIDTEKITNLANNMNLKIENQGDLGISMRNNDLSVSFMKRGSAVIVGSRDENDAVALYMTLIGKTTS; encoded by the coding sequence TTGCCAAATATTACCTTCACCATACCGTCGGTCTTAAACAAAGGTGGCGGAGAAAAAAAACTCCAAATCACAGCTGGTTCACTTTTAGAATCATTTAACAAAGTGTCTGAGAATATGGGTGATGACTTTAAGCGTAGGGTGTTAAACGATGACGGGACACCGCGTTCTCTGATAAACATCTATGTGAACGGAAAAAACGCAAGATTTTCCGGCGGAATGAATACTGAACTCAAAGATGGTGATGAGATCTATATTTTACCGGCAGTGGCTGGAGGCTCTGAATTGTCTAGTAAGGACATTGATAGATATTCAAGGCAAATAATGTTAGAGGAAATTGGATATCAGGGACAGCTTAATCTCAGGACTGCAAAAATATGTGTAGTTGGGGTGGGCGGCCTTGGAAATCCAATCACAACGAGACTGGCTGCAATGGGTGTTGGTAAACTGCGTATTATCGATAGAGATGTAATAGAGCTATCAAACCTACACAGACAAACAATGTTTGATGAATCTGATGTTGGCCAGATCAAAGTAGAAGTAGCAGCAAAAAAACTCAAAAAACTCAATCCGGACGTTGAAATTGAATCTCTACCTATATCGATAAATGATTACACTGCACTTGATGCCATAGAAGGATGTGATGTTGTGATTGATGCATTAGATAGCGTCAATGCAAGATATGCGCTAAACAAGGCATGTATTGAAAAAAACATTCCGTTTGTGACTGGTGCGGCAGTAGGTGTATCTGGCCAGGCATTCACAATTCTGCCCGGCAAGAGTGCATGCTATTCGTGCATGTTTCCAGAATTGGATGAGGACTCAATGCCAACATGCAGCATTGAAGGCGTACACCCATCAATTCTTTCCATAATTGGAGGAATTGAGGTAGCTGAAGCAGTCAAAATAATTCTTGGCAAAACTCCAAGTCTTTCAGATAAAATACTACACGTGGATCTTGAAAATCTAGATTTTGTCATGACTAAAACATTTCGAGTAGACGAGTGTACTGTGTGTGGGACTGGCAAACACGAGTCTGTACCAAAACAAGACCTGATAATCGAAGAACTGTGTGGTAGAAATAGAGGTAAGAGAACCTTCTCAATCACCCCGACACAGAAATTTGAAATCGACACTGAAAAAATCACAAATTTGGCAAATAATATGAACTTGAAAATAGAAAATCAAGGTGATCTGGGAATATCCATGAGAAACAATGACCTGTCAGTGAGCTTTATGAAAAGAGGCTCGGCAGTAATAGTGGGTTCAAGAGATGAAAACGATGCCGTTGCTCTTTATATGACATTAATAGGTAAAACAACCTCATAA
- a CDS encoding threonine synthase has translation MRKISLQCRECKKEYESTFKYICEECFGPLDVKYDFPNISKNTFSGREHTYWRYFELLPIQDKSNIVSIHAGMTPLIRAEKLGRKLGLNNLYIKNDSVNPTFSFKDRPAGIAVSKAKEFGLSAVGCASTGNLASATAAHAAKGGFPCYVFAPGDIEHAKIAQALAYGCKFIAVDGTYDDANRIAAQIGDSKGIGIVNINMRSYYVEGSKTLAYEVAEQLDWQVPDQLIVPVGSGAMLNAICKGFEELQNVSLLSSVSNMHMIAAQPHGCAPVVNAFKNNMSEVTPVENPNTIAKSLAIGDPGDGRYVLKRLKQYNGYAEESNNKEILDAILLLAQTEGIFTEPAGGVSVAVLKKMIDDGKIDKNDTTVCYVTGNGLKTTESIMEVLAKPEVMSADVAKIAAVVK, from the coding sequence ATGCGGAAAATATCACTCCAATGCAGAGAATGCAAAAAAGAATACGAATCAACATTCAAGTACATTTGTGAAGAATGTTTTGGCCCTCTGGATGTTAAATATGACTTTCCTAACATTTCTAAAAACACTTTCTCTGGAAGGGAACATACGTACTGGCGGTATTTTGAACTCTTACCGATTCAGGACAAATCAAATATTGTGAGCATTCATGCTGGTATGACTCCTTTAATTAGGGCCGAGAAGCTCGGAAGGAAGCTAGGCCTTAACAATTTATACATAAAAAATGACTCTGTAAATCCAACTTTCTCATTCAAGGACAGACCTGCTGGAATCGCAGTATCTAAAGCAAAAGAATTTGGATTATCTGCAGTTGGATGTGCATCTACTGGAAACCTTGCATCTGCTACTGCTGCTCATGCCGCAAAAGGTGGGTTTCCATGTTATGTTTTTGCTCCAGGTGATATTGAGCATGCAAAGATAGCTCAAGCACTCGCATATGGATGCAAATTCATTGCAGTCGATGGAACATATGATGACGCAAATAGAATTGCTGCACAAATAGGTGACAGCAAAGGTATAGGAATTGTCAACATCAACATGCGATCGTATTATGTGGAAGGATCAAAAACCTTGGCGTATGAGGTTGCAGAACAGCTCGACTGGCAAGTTCCTGATCAACTCATAGTCCCAGTAGGAAGCGGTGCAATGCTTAATGCCATATGCAAAGGATTTGAAGAATTACAAAATGTTTCATTATTGAGTTCTGTATCTAATATGCACATGATTGCAGCACAACCTCATGGATGTGCACCTGTAGTTAATGCATTCAAAAATAACATGAGCGAAGTAACTCCGGTTGAAAATCCGAATACTATAGCAAAAAGTCTTGCAATAGGAGATCCGGGAGATGGGCGTTATGTGCTAAAACGACTAAAACAATACAACGGATATGCGGAAGAGTCAAACAACAAAGAAATTCTTGACGCCATATTGCTCCTTGCACAAACAGAGGGGATTTTCACAGAGCCGGCAGGCGGTGTTTCTGTAGCAGTACTTAAGAAAATGATCGATGATGGAAAAATTGACAAAAACGATACCACGGTTTGCTATGTGACAGGAAATGGCCTTAAAACCACTGAATCTATCATGGAAGTCTTGGCAAAACCAGAAGTAATGTCGGCAGATGTTGCAAAGATTGCGGCAGTGGTGAAATAA
- the hisI gene encoding phosphoribosyl-AMP cyclohydrolase has protein sequence MKKTIDDLDFTKSDGLIPVIVQDVNTKEVLTLAYANKESLSLTKKTGNSWFWSRSRSKLWMKGEESGNVQKVKEILVDCDSDAIIYLVEPTGPACHTGERVCFHNKLH, from the coding sequence GTGAAAAAGACCATTGATGACTTGGATTTTACAAAAAGTGATGGATTAATTCCAGTTATAGTTCAGGACGTAAACACAAAAGAAGTCCTTACATTGGCATATGCGAATAAAGAATCCCTCTCGCTGACAAAAAAAACCGGCAACTCTTGGTTTTGGAGTAGATCCAGAAGCAAACTCTGGATGAAAGGAGAAGAATCTGGCAATGTACAAAAAGTCAAAGAAATTCTAGTTGATTGTGATTCTGACGCTATAATCTATTTGGTGGAGCCGACAGGACCTGCATGTCACACTGGGGAACGAGTCTGTTTTCATAATAAATTACACTAG
- the hisF gene encoding imidazole glycerol phosphate synthase subunit HisF — translation MTLTKRIIPCLDVANGRVVKGLNFESIKDAGDPVLLAEKYSNEGADELVFLDITASQEQRETIRSLVSKVAQVIDIPFTVGGGVKTLQHARDILLCGADKVAINTGAVKNPQILTELMDLFGRQCVVVAIDAKRNYNVSKGKNIFSDGSKSFWFEVFIYGGKKETGLDAIDWAKKAQTLGAGEILLTSIDKDGTKDGYDLTLTKAIVDAVNIPVIASGGCGEPRHMLDVFRNTDVDAALAASIFHYETHSVDRVKEYLKENNTHVRL, via the coding sequence ATGACGCTAACAAAGAGAATCATACCGTGCCTCGATGTGGCAAATGGCAGAGTGGTAAAGGGGCTGAATTTCGAATCCATCAAAGACGCCGGTGATCCGGTGCTCTTGGCTGAGAAATACAGCAACGAAGGTGCTGACGAGCTTGTCTTTTTGGACATTACTGCGTCTCAAGAACAGAGAGAAACAATCAGATCGCTTGTATCCAAAGTAGCTCAAGTAATTGATATTCCATTTACTGTGGGTGGCGGTGTCAAGACTCTTCAGCATGCAAGGGACATACTACTTTGTGGCGCAGACAAGGTTGCAATCAATACTGGCGCAGTGAAAAACCCACAAATCTTGACCGAATTAATGGATCTGTTTGGAAGACAATGTGTGGTTGTGGCAATAGATGCAAAAAGAAACTACAATGTCTCAAAGGGAAAAAACATCTTCTCTGATGGTTCCAAGAGTTTTTGGTTTGAGGTCTTTATCTATGGAGGCAAAAAAGAAACAGGCCTCGATGCAATAGATTGGGCAAAAAAAGCCCAAACTCTGGGAGCGGGCGAGATTCTTCTGACCAGTATAGACAAAGACGGAACAAAGGATGGATATGATTTGACGCTCACAAAAGCAATAGTTGATGCTGTTAACATACCTGTAATTGCATCTGGCGGATGTGGTGAGCCTCGTCACATGTTGGATGTCTTCAGAAATACTGACGTTGATGCTGCATTAGCTGCATCAATATTTCACTATGAAACACATTCTGTGGATAGAGTAAAGGAATATCTCAAAGAAAATAACACCCATGTACGATTATAA
- the hisA gene encoding 1-(5-phosphoribosyl)-5-[(5-phosphoribosylamino)methylideneamino]imidazole-4-carboxamide isomerase gives MKIIPAIDLMDGQVVRLVQGKPENKTVYSNNPQEIAKKWEKQGADMLHVVDLDATLQLGTNLKLIEQITKEISIPIQIAGGLRDESVIATALDFADRIVLGTLAFKEKNIVIKLGEKFGQERLVISADHVDGNVVINGWTSEAGISLLDAIRDYSKNKFQEFLITNVSRDGMLQGPDLQNLVVACAQNVNVIASGGISKPSDISDVKKCNAYGVILGKALYEGKITIEEAKKLA, from the coding sequence GTGAAGATAATTCCTGCAATTGATCTTATGGATGGTCAAGTGGTAAGACTTGTACAAGGAAAACCTGAAAACAAAACCGTCTACAGCAACAATCCGCAGGAAATTGCAAAAAAATGGGAAAAACAAGGTGCAGATATGTTACATGTTGTAGATCTTGATGCCACATTACAATTAGGTACTAATCTGAAATTAATTGAACAAATTACCAAGGAAATATCCATCCCAATACAAATTGCGGGCGGTCTTAGAGACGAATCAGTAATTGCTACCGCCCTAGATTTTGCAGATAGGATTGTTCTAGGTACCTTGGCATTTAAAGAAAAAAATATTGTAATCAAACTTGGAGAAAAATTTGGACAAGAACGACTAGTGATATCAGCTGATCATGTTGATGGTAATGTTGTGATAAACGGCTGGACTAGTGAGGCTGGAATCAGCCTACTCGATGCAATTCGAGATTATTCAAAGAATAAATTCCAAGAATTTTTGATTACTAATGTATCGCGAGATGGAATGCTTCAGGGGCCTGATCTTCAAAATCTTGTTGTTGCATGTGCACAAAACGTAAATGTAATTGCCAGTGGTGGAATCTCTAAACCATCAGATATTTCTGATGTGAAAAAATGTAATGCATATGGCGTGATATTGGGTAAGGCATTATACGAGGGAAAAATCACAATCGAGGAGGCAAAAAAACTAGCATGA
- the hisH gene encoding imidazole glycerol phosphate synthase subunit HisH, translating into MKLAIFDYGAGNILSLQIALEKQGSDVDVITSFDNVNNYAGLILPGVGNFDPAIRSIRDYSSVSFQDYVKDKLPVLGICLGMEMFFEKSEEGKEKGLAAIEGDVILLPNKFKIPHMGWNSLRIKKSNPLLDGVKDNSWVYFVHSYRVNPKNHNVIIADSDYGIDVPAVVCKGNLYGTQFHPEKSGKVGSLMIKNFLRECKK; encoded by the coding sequence ATGAAATTAGCTATATTTGATTACGGTGCAGGAAACATACTCAGCCTACAAATCGCACTGGAGAAACAAGGATCTGATGTTGATGTCATAACCAGCTTTGATAATGTCAATAATTACGCTGGACTGATCTTGCCTGGTGTTGGAAACTTTGATCCTGCAATACGAAGCATACGCGACTATTCTAGTGTATCGTTTCAGGACTATGTAAAAGACAAACTTCCGGTTCTTGGAATATGTCTTGGAATGGAGATGTTTTTTGAAAAAAGTGAAGAAGGCAAAGAAAAAGGACTGGCGGCAATTGAAGGCGACGTGATACTGTTACCAAACAAGTTCAAAATACCACACATGGGATGGAACAGTCTTAGAATCAAAAAATCAAATCCACTCCTAGATGGAGTCAAAGATAACTCTTGGGTTTACTTTGTTCACTCGTATAGAGTGAATCCAAAAAACCATAACGTGATAATAGCTGACTCTGATTATGGAATTGACGTTCCAGCCGTTGTTTGCAAAGGGAATCTGTATGGGACTCAATTTCACCCAGAAAAGTCCGGTAAAGTTGGCTCGTTAATGATTAAGAATTTCTTGCGAGAGTGCAAAAAGTGA